tttccgATTATTTTGTCAGTCATGAATTCTATTTGCAGTGGTTTTCTTAGTGCATTGTCTCACTGATTATTAGTCAATATTAGTCAATCCTTTAATTATGAGATAAGtaattagtatttttctttttttgtatttggtactggggattgatcccaggtgcactttaccactgagctacatccccagttccttttattttttattttgaggcagggtctggaTGAGTTGCTGAGTCTGTCCCTGAACTTGaacatcctgcctcagcctcctgaggcaggATTTATCAGGCATGTGCTACCGTGCCTGGCTAAGTCATCAGTGTCTCTCTCAAATGATTCATGGAAACTCATCAGAAGTTTATTCCATTGCTTTTGAGGTTTTTTCTGAGAAGCATATCAAGTCTTCTGCAAAATATATCAAGACCACACACTGTTCCATGAAGAGGGAAGAAAGGCTGGTAAGTGACTGACTTGTGTTTCTCGTCGGAGTCCCTCTGCACCAGGGAAGCCTAACTGGGGAATCTGCCTTGATCAGAGGCATCAGCTCTcagcccagccccacctcccTTGGCCCTGACCTCCTCTGCTCTCAGCAGCTGATGTACTCACAGGTCTAACTGCAGGCTTGGTTCATCCCAGCTCTTGAACTGATAGAACAATGAACATCAGCAGCCTGGTGTCCTTCActtatgctccccatatttgaaAGCTAATTAGTAAATCAACAAATAGCTATTGTTAATAATCAGTATTCCTAGTTAATATTTAGTATCATTAATAATATGATGTGCCTTTGTATGTTTCCTACTTCCACTCACTTTCTACAGACCTCCTTTACTCCCCCATAGATGAGTGTTTTGGAGCTAAAAATGTGTGCCAGAGGCTCAGCTTTCCTCAGTTGGCCCACTTTGCAGACACTGTTCTGTGCTACTTAGCCACCCTGCCCTGCATCCTGCTGCTTTGAGGATGGAACTGGGGTGTGTGGCCAACACCGGGAAGATGCTCTCTCTCTGCCCACCTCTCCTGGCATCAACCCCCATAGCCAGGCTGATACATATTGCCCAGTGGAACACTCAATTCTATGGCTAAGGTTCCAGAAGCCGCGTCATACCCAACCTTGTTCTCTCTTAGGCTCTTGCTTTATACAATCTCATTGTCATTGCCATTGACCCTTTCCAGCTGAACAGCTTCCCTCCAGCCCCGATCCCTTGCTATAGGACAGGGTGTCTCATTCTTCATTAGTTCTCTAACCATTTTCACGACTTTGGTCATCTCCTTGCAATACCTGtactattgtcatatatatatatatatagtttttttttcaagactTTGGTATCTTCTTGCAATACTTGTACTATTgtctaatataatattttatatatatatgtatacatatatatacatatatatgtatatatatatatatttcttaaattgcCTTGCTTTCAAACAAGCAGAACCCAAACTATTTTGCTTTGGGCACAAATATCCTGAAATCAGATTTGATGTATCATTTATGTTTCCctatttctcattaaaataaacCCATAACTATTAAATAAAACACTGGTGGGCAGCCTAGACTCACACGGTAGCCCGAGAACCCTTGTGCCACACTTTGGGAAATGCTCGCCTCAGGGCCTCCACCTCAGGTCTGCTCTTTTCCATTTCAGGACTTTCCTATCCACCTGCCCACACACATCTAGGACTCATAAAACTTGCTATTCATACATGTGCAACTCATATGTGTAAGAGGAATTTCACTGATAAATTATTATCAAAGCTCGTATAATGGTGTGGGGTCAGAACCTGACTCTGGAGATTACCTGGACTCAAATCCCAGGGCTCCCATGTATTGTGTACGTCATTGTCCCTCTCTTAGTGTTGTGGTTTGGCTATCAGGTGcctcccccaaagctcctgtgttaatgcaggaaactcagaggtgagatgattggatcatgagagctgtaacctaatcagcccatcctagtccgaatggactgactgggtggtaacataggcaggtggggcatggctggaggaggtgggtcactaggggtgtgccctagaagggtgcatcttcctggTGGCCCCTTCCCCACTTCTCTCTCACTGCTTTTTGGTGTCCAAGAACAGAGCTGcactcctccaccacacccttccaccacgatgttctgcctcagaaCAATTGAGCTCAAAACAATTGATTTGGCCAACCAAGAACTAAATCTCTGGACCTGAAAGCTGAAATAAACTCTtgttcctctaagttgttctcgtcaggtattttggtcacagcaataaaaaggtGTGATTAGTGTGAGCTACTCAGGGAGCAATAGCTATGGGATTAAATAAACTAACATATATTTAGGGCTTAGGAAAGTGTTTGCACATGGTAAGTGCTGTCTAAAGTTAAATATTAGTATAAGCTGTGAGTTTGGGCAGTGGaagtttcaattaaaaaatagtctATGGGTTCACTAGGCAccctttcttttgagaaaaagttGGCTAAGGAATCATAGGCGTGAACTCATATGTGTTCAATTTCATGGTAAATGCTTCATGTATTTACTGGTTCAAGATATTAGAGTTCTCTAAGTCAGGTGGCCTATTCAGAACCCAAAGTGATTTAAAATGGCATTTGACTGCAATTGGTTATTCAAAATGGGTATTCTATGCAAATCTGAGAATGATACTTTCACCCCCACcccattctcaatttttttttcttatgaagttTGTTAACTTTGCTTGAAAAAAGTGTTTTCACTAAGTATTGGGAGAAGTATAAAACTGTGGTTGTGTACCAtccaaatgttctttttttgcagtgctgaggattgaacccagggtcttaagcatgctaagcatgtgtgcTACCACAAAGCTGCACCCCAGCTCCCATTCCAAATGTCTTTAAGAGGCTTTATATTATGACAATAGTTGATAGTTctaaaataaactacaaaactttcaaattatttcataagttttaatatttcataGTAAGCTCTCCGGGTCATAATATAAACACTATTTCTTCCTATTTCCATTCTGAAGTAATTAAAAACATCAGTTACATTACTTTAAATGTCTTAATTACATTTACTTGAGCACAATCGATTACATTtatgaaggaaaacaaaggaattaTAAAGCTATATTTGAATGAAACTCTTCATTCTGATTTTAAAcctaatcagaaaaacatatttagtataataataataatcctctACATACATATCATCCTCGTTGGGGTACCTGTGTTACAGAAATCATCACATTAAGCAAAAGTATTCATCtaattaataaaaactaaaattcttttttaaaacatttgtactTTACCActacctgagatttttttttaagttgtaaatatATACTTTGGAGATAAAATGATCAAATTACTTCCTGGGGCTATTCTAACAAGTTCTGAATGCTAAGCAAAAATCTTATGAAATGTCTCAGGGGATAAAATCGTAAAGCTTTTTATCTGAAGCTGTTTAGATGCTTCTAAGAGCCAAATGAGGATGTGTGAAATTCCCTAATAGGGAAAAGGCTAATGGAAAGGCTCAGGGAGGGAACCACAGGCTTGGCCTTCCACTGCAGCTCCTGAGCTAAGGCCAATATTGTTAATCTTCCTGTTCTGCAGTTGGCTTATTTGTTCATTTGGGAGAATCGTATTTTCTCAACCTAATTGTATGTACCATAGCCAGTCTCAAAATGCTGCACAAAATTTCCCAATACTGTCAAATATTTCCAACAGATAACTTCCTCAGCTAGTCAGCATTTTTACTACTATCTCTATTTCTTGGAACACAAGACCCATCTCCCAGCTCAACAAAAGATAGTTGCCATTTTGCATTTTCCTCCTGTACGCACACCAATATCATGCACAGGGCAACTTGGAATTTCTTTCAAAAGTCCTCACTGTCATAGCTAAAGAGTGGACCTGCTCTGTCCACATAACTGATGGCAGAGCCCAGCCCGTACAGACACACATCCCAGGCATCGGCTCCCTCTGGCCTAGAGGGAGCTGCCTCTTGTGGAAAAGCCAATGTGGATTTGATGGCCCTGCAATCTCCTGgaactttcaaaggaattttccctGCTGGAGAGGGTGCCCTGGTGACTGCAGCTGAGGGGTCCAGGGCTTCTGGACAGACAGACATCAGGGCATTTTCAGCAGCATAGCTACAGGTTGAAAGGCTGTTAGCCTCCTGTCCACCGTCACCATGTTTCAGAGCAGGGCACGGGTAGGCCTGGTAGGACActttggtggtagtggtgatcACTGTCTGCAGGGCTGGGCCACCGGCTGAAGGAGTGGCAAGGTACCTACATGGAAACTCTGGATTTTGACATGGGGGCGTGGCCATGGCCTGTAACTGTCCATGGTCGGTCCTCTCCCCAAGGCTGGGTTTTCCAAGTGCTGATTTCCAGCTGCATTGTTTACTGGTGAAATCAAAATTCCTCTCGTAGCTGCTGTATGAATTGACATTATATTGGAGTGCATTCAGATGGACCCAGTCTGGGTCTTTAGGAACACTGGTAGAATCTTTACAAAGGGTGGGATAGGGACTTGGATTTGTGTATCCAGGGCCTGTCAATTCATAGCTGCAGGGTGGTCGAGGCCAATAGATTTTTGGGTTTGGATATTTCTGAAAGGGAGGCACCATGTCTCCTTGAAAGATGGCTAGGTCACAGGTAGCTTTGTAAGCATCAGAGTTTGGGAAGGAAGTACAAGGCTGCCCTGAAATAAGGCAGCTCGTGTCAGTAATTATATCAAACAGTTCTGGATTTTCCAGGAAAGATGTGCTGTTGAAATATTCACTGCTGTCTTGATTTGCTcctgcctaaaaaaaaaattatacaaatgcaGAAATATGATATACAAATGGCGTAGACATCTTCACCCATAACAATAGTTGACcatgcaaataaaaacaagtttCCAGTTGGTGGGCCCTGTATTGTGACAATACACTGCTAAGTGACATGATTTGGGCTTGTGGTCCAGAGTTCGCTAAGCTTGAGATTGCTCAGGAATGAACACAACATATGGAATGAGGAAGGTCTGTAGAAACCTTGGGGATCTGCTCTCagaggggatattgggaccctgtcCCCTTCTCTCTGCAGTTTCAGCCTCgcttttctcttttacttctgGCCATAAGGCAAGGGCTTTCTCTACCATGcactcaccacaggcccaaaagtaaCAGTCTAATCAACCGTGGATTGAAATCAccaaaactataagccaaaataaaacttttctttttaaaaatttgattgactcaggcattttgttacagttaCGGAAAGCTGGCTAACACAAATGTAAAGGACCTTTTCAAGATGCCCTGTTAACTCACTGTTAGTATGCACATTCAGTAGTCCCCACTTATCCATAGTTTTGCTTTTTGAGGTTTCAATTACCCATGGTCAACCAAGGTCCAAAATTATTAAGTggaaaatactagaaataaataattcacaaatGTTAAATAACTTTAATTGTAATCTATTGTTAtcattgttctattttatgagtcattttgttaatctcttactatgcCTAATTTGTAAGTTGAACTTTTTCATaggtttatatatgtgtgtataaacacacatatataaatatatataaaacaacctATATAGGGCTTGGTATTATCTATAGTTTCAGGTATGCACTGGGAGGTCTTGAATCTATTCCCTGAGGATAATGGTTCTGGtgtatttctttctctaagtCTGTTGGATAATCAGGCACCTGTATCAGGAAGTCAGCAGACATCTTAACTGTATCCCTGCCAATAGAGATCATGGGCTACAAGGGATTAGAGATCCCAACCAAGTGTCGATGTAATGACATTTTTTAGGGATACTGAATTTAAAGGAAGACATTCATATTTCAATTATCAGTGTATTCGACTATGAAAATGAACAGAGAGCACAGTGCCCGGTCATCTCCCCATTACCTCGGGTTCACGCATTCTCTTTTTCTGGGGTTGGTAAAAAGAGGTCATCTGTCTCTTGAGGGCACTTCTTCTAGCTTCTGTCTCTGATTTACTCTCTGGTCTTGCGTGATCATGAACTCCCTTGGCCTACAATAATGAAGAAATGGATCATCtgtctgttcctctagagaaagCTGGCTATGGTTTAAGCTGGCCAAAAATTGATCATACCTTTTCCAAAGAtcccaagttatttttttttcaaaaagagaaaaaaatcttgaaaataaaacccCATCAATGACAGATACCTTAAAAGATAGCTTGAAACTGTAACTATAACTTGGTTCACTACATCTGTCCTTTAAAGAGCACAGACAGTACATAAGTTAATTCCTGGGTAACTGGTAGGGTCCTGGGGGCCCCCACCACCTATTTTCAGCCCCTGGAAATTTAATCTAGAGTTTAATCTAGAGTTTGGTGCCCATGCTAGGATGAAACTATCCATCACAAATGTATTCTCGCCTCACCTACCTGAAAAAATATAGCGTTGCCATCCAGCCTCCAGAAATTGGTCACAGGGTATCCACTGTGCCCTCGACAAGGAATCAACTCCAAAGCAGAATGGCAGTTGGGACATGCTTTCTCTGCCAACCCCAGAGGGAGAAATGTTAGGAACAACCCCGACCTCAGACTCCCTAAAGAAAGGGGAAATTGGTTGGGAACCGAGAGCTCAGGACTCTGAGGTCACCCACTCCCTGACCCGCGCCCTCACTCTGCTGTTTCAGCCTGGCTTTGTCACAGATGGCTGGTCGCAGCTGCAGGCTGGAGCCGTCGGGCAGGGCGCAGGCACGCGCACACACCACCACGCCCAGGCACGACTTCTTGAGGATGTGGCCATTGTGGTTGTTGGTGTTGCGCATGGCCCAGCCGCTCAGGTGGCGCTGCGCCTTCTTCTCCTCCCTGCTATAGATGTAGCGCACATAGCCATCGGGCCACTCACGGAAGTGGTCAAAGTGAGCCGGCTCCTGGGAGGAAGCGCGGAAACAAGAGTGACTCTTTTTCATGGAGCTCAAATCACATGCATCACGCTTTTAATTTTCTCCAAGCACATTAGAATAAAAATGGGTTTTTGTTAAATGCAGAAATGTTGTAAAGCTCCCAAACTATGCTACAAGATTCCACTTACCCTATGTGTGCTTTTTTGACAACCagctaataataaatatttgtatagtACTTATCTTCTAAATGTTGTACATGCATTATCCTCACACCACATATAGGCAATTATGCCCATTTTGCAGAAAGGTTCATTGACTTGTCCAAGTTCACACCGCTAGAAAGACCTGGCTATAGGCTTGACCACCCCAGACCTGCCTTGGACAAACTCTAGAGCCTGAGGTCTGAGTTCATTATCACTATGTCATTCCAGTTCTTGATGTATTCAAGtgttgaaaacattttcaagttCAGTATCAAAATATCAGGGCAAAAAAGTAATTGGAATGCTCTATAACTGAAATGCAATTGAACCTGTAAATATCTTTAAGtcagtattttttcttcaaaacttcTTGGTTCTCTGTCCCAAACCTGCTAGTGGCACCCAGAACAATGTTCCCGAGACAAGGACAGTTTCCCGTCTCCACTCCTCACCTAACTGTGGCAAATTGTAAAAGGTATCCTGATGAAGGACCAAGCCATAATGATAAATCTTAAGCTTTGGGCTTTGGCGAGATTGCCATTCTTTTCAAACAAAGAGCCATATGCCTGAAATAATAAGTAATATCTAAAATCCTAAGCATTaatatactgtgtgcatgtatgaataggtaacaacaaatcccactattatacataattatgatgtacaaatgaaaatgtaaataccataaaaataaatactgagcaTTGCTTTAATACTCATATTTAAgagtctttttttctattttgtgtattatttatacTGTGATATGTGTCTTTTTGTATTTAAGTTCAATATAAAATTACCCATCACCAAGCATTTACCAGATACTCTCTAGGGCAATGGCCAGTAAACTGGTACTATTGACCAAATCCAGCTTGCTCCTTGTTTTTATATGGCCTCAagctaagaatgattttttatatttttaaatggttgtgagaaaatcaaaagaattatattttgtgATGCCTGAAACTTACATAGGACTTAAATTACAGTGTCTATTAGATTGGTTGGAGGATGGCCACATACATTCTTCTGTGTATTATCTATGGATGCTTTTGCAATAAAATTCAGAATTGAGTATTTGGGACAGAGACATCATGCATGGTTCAAATCCATATTCTGCAATATCTGTAATCCTCACAAAACTTTGCAAGATGAGCATCCTTACACTCATTTAACAGATAAGGAATCGGAGGCTAGACAGATAGTTTTCTGCAGTAGTATAGTTGGGAATTAAACAAAAGATCTGCAGCAGCCAGACCCTATTGATCTTACTGGTATAATAAAAGATCAGGAGAGTATGAACATAGTAGTGAGCCATTTGTAGCTCTTTGCCCTCCCACTACCTGGGAA
This portion of the Marmota flaviventris isolate mMarFla1 chromosome 6, mMarFla1.hap1, whole genome shotgun sequence genome encodes:
- the Gcm2 gene encoding chorion-specific transcription factor GCMb, with amino-acid sequence MPAEVAQDTDRACAYGMKLNWDINDPQMPQEPAHFDHFREWPDGYVRYIYSREEKKAQRHLSGWAMRNTNNHNGHILKKSCLGVVVCARACALPDGSSLQLRPAICDKARLKQQKKACPNCHSALELIPCRGHSGYPVTNFWRLDGNAIFFQAKGVHDHARPESKSETEARRSALKRQMTSFYQPQKKRMREPEAGANQDSSEYFNSTSFLENPELFDIITDTSCLISGQPCTSFPNSDAYKATCDLAIFQGDMVPPFQKYPNPKIYWPRPPCSYELTGPGYTNPSPYPTLCKDSTSVPKDPDWVHLNALQYNVNSYSSYERNFDFTSKQCSWKSALGKPSLGERTDHGQLQAMATPPCQNPEFPCRYLATPSAGGPALQTVITTTTKVSYQAYPCPALKHGDGGQEANSLSTCSYAAENALMSVCPEALDPSAAVTRAPSPAGKIPLKVPGDCRAIKSTLAFPQEAAPSRPEGADAWDVCLYGLGSAISYVDRAGPLFSYDSEDF